A DNA window from Aminipila luticellarii contains the following coding sequences:
- a CDS encoding FAD-dependent oxidoreductase: MKKFRLNMDGKEVYAVPGQTILEVARENDIFIPTLCFDERTEIYGSCGLCVCEVEGNPKLVKACATEIAPNMVIKTHTERVTESRKTNLELLLSNHVGDCRPPCVLGCPAGTDCQGYVGLIANGEFEAAIELIKNKIPLPGAIGRVCPHPCEDKCRRKLIDGPDNAISIQWLKRFAADQDMFSEDPFMPEIAPETGKSVAVIGGGPMGLSAAYFLRQQGHEVTIYEAMPKLGGMLRYGIPEYRLPKEILDEEIFMIEKMGVEMIPDTKVGVDIPFETIRADYDAVLLGIGAWISTGVGCDGEDLPGVIGGIDFLRKVVRNEEIKLGDKVAIVGGGNTAMDACRTAVRLGAKKVYNIYRRTKDEMPADQIEIIEGEEEGVIFKNLTNPIEFIAGEDGRVKQVVLQVMELGEPDASGRRAPKPVEGKTETLDIDTAILAIGQAVDAAPFEVDKTRKKAIAYDKDTFMTSMEGVFAGGDCGNDKISIAVEAIADARKAASVIDAYLNGEDVQYVKPYVVERNDIDEKTFEDRERMCRPVMEQLEADERKDNFTEVVLGYDEEQAIADASRCLECGCHDYFECKLIDFANQYDVHPERFAGEKNQIEFEDDHPFIVRDPNKCILCGLCVRACDEVMGIGALGLVHRGFDTVVKPTLEKPLVESGCVSCGQCVSVCPTGALQERTTITKAVPLDTECTETTCAYCSVGCTLDLETYGDLLIKANPSKEGIVNEGLACGKGKWGFDCTMLEDKLLEPMIRDGEGFVETDYHEAMVLIAKKTQAIAARYGSDAVAVAISDRYTNEEAYTIKKMAKAIGAKTLCFNNRASGIAPVLGQNASPNTINELLSTEVILVVGFDTVLNPVIQLKIRQAAKNGAKVVLINPAEYEQHGFDFAEKVLYTENNTDILKEIAKALLDMGKNSKLDGFDAFAADLKNVKVSEEAASIAALYGSAKKAMIVFQQNLVTTEAAALIADLALLSGHIGTPRDGILQIKAKNNSQGLVDLGIKAGAEALEGVKALLIFGEDPKADLSGIEFLMVSDIYMTPTAAKADVIIPGTGFTSVDGTFTNTERRMMPVAATAFEGVELTNWEIAAEIAHIYEVEFGFDDTVDISTEMEDVLPKYKYAEVGEVFGGVLEPVDPKFVVVQDAAFADLLPCTDDLMNIISERLPKPIY; encoded by the coding sequence ATGAAAAAGTTTAGGCTGAACATGGATGGAAAAGAAGTGTATGCAGTTCCCGGGCAGACAATTTTAGAGGTTGCCAGAGAAAATGATATTTTTATTCCAACTCTATGCTTTGATGAAAGAACGGAAATTTATGGCTCATGCGGACTATGCGTCTGCGAGGTAGAAGGAAACCCGAAGCTGGTAAAGGCTTGTGCAACGGAAATTGCTCCGAATATGGTGATAAAGACCCATACGGAAAGGGTAACAGAGTCGAGAAAAACGAATCTGGAGCTGCTTCTTTCAAATCATGTGGGAGATTGCAGACCGCCGTGTGTACTGGGCTGCCCTGCGGGAACAGACTGTCAGGGATATGTGGGACTGATCGCAAACGGGGAGTTTGAAGCAGCGATCGAGCTGATTAAAAATAAGATTCCGCTGCCGGGTGCTATCGGAAGAGTCTGTCCGCACCCTTGCGAAGATAAGTGCAGAAGAAAACTGATCGACGGACCGGACAACGCAATTTCCATTCAGTGGCTGAAACGGTTTGCCGCAGATCAGGATATGTTTTCAGAAGATCCGTTTATGCCGGAAATTGCTCCGGAAACAGGAAAGAGCGTAGCCGTTATCGGCGGCGGCCCTATGGGCTTATCCGCTGCTTACTTCCTCAGACAGCAGGGACATGAGGTGACTATTTATGAAGCCATGCCGAAATTAGGCGGGATGCTTCGTTATGGTATCCCGGAATACAGGCTTCCTAAGGAAATACTGGATGAAGAAATTTTCATGATCGAAAAGATGGGCGTGGAAATGATTCCGGACACAAAAGTCGGTGTAGACATTCCATTTGAAACCATCCGGGCCGATTATGATGCGGTGCTTCTCGGAATCGGCGCATGGATTTCAACAGGAGTCGGCTGTGACGGCGAAGATTTGCCGGGCGTGATCGGCGGTATTGACTTCTTAAGAAAAGTAGTCAGAAATGAAGAGATCAAGCTGGGAGACAAGGTGGCTATCGTAGGCGGAGGAAACACGGCTATGGATGCTTGCCGAACGGCTGTAAGACTGGGAGCAAAAAAGGTCTATAACATCTATAGAAGAACAAAGGATGAAATGCCTGCGGATCAGATCGAAATTATTGAGGGAGAAGAAGAAGGCGTCATCTTTAAGAACCTGACCAACCCGATTGAATTTATAGCCGGAGAGGACGGAAGAGTAAAACAGGTGGTTCTTCAGGTCATGGAGCTGGGCGAACCGGATGCTTCCGGACGAAGAGCACCAAAACCGGTGGAAGGTAAAACGGAAACCCTTGATATCGATACGGCTATTCTGGCAATCGGCCAGGCGGTAGATGCTGCTCCGTTCGAGGTGGATAAGACGAGAAAGAAAGCCATTGCTTACGATAAGGATACTTTCATGACCAGCATGGAGGGTGTTTTTGCAGGCGGTGACTGCGGTAATGATAAAATTTCTATCGCGGTAGAGGCCATTGCAGATGCAAGGAAGGCGGCGTCTGTAATCGATGCGTATCTGAACGGAGAAGACGTTCAGTATGTGAAGCCTTACGTTGTTGAAAGAAATGATATAGACGAAAAGACCTTTGAAGACAGAGAAAGAATGTGCAGACCGGTCATGGAACAGCTGGAAGCCGATGAAAGAAAAGACAATTTTACAGAGGTCGTTCTGGGATATGACGAAGAACAGGCGATTGCAGATGCTTCCAGATGCCTTGAATGCGGATGCCATGACTACTTTGAATGCAAGCTGATCGACTTTGCCAATCAGTATGATGTACATCCGGAACGATTTGCGGGAGAAAAGAATCAAATTGAGTTTGAAGATGACCATCCGTTTATTGTCAGAGATCCGAACAAGTGCATTCTTTGCGGTCTTTGTGTAAGAGCCTGTGATGAAGTGATGGGAATCGGCGCCCTTGGCCTGGTACACAGAGGGTTTGACACGGTGGTCAAACCGACCCTTGAAAAGCCGCTTGTGGAATCCGGCTGTGTATCCTGCGGTCAGTGTGTAAGCGTCTGCCCGACCGGAGCCTTACAGGAAAGAACAACTATAACGAAGGCCGTTCCTCTCGATACCGAATGCACGGAAACAACTTGTGCATACTGTTCCGTTGGATGTACTTTGGATCTGGAAACGTATGGCGACTTGCTGATCAAGGCCAATCCATCCAAAGAGGGCATCGTAAACGAAGGACTTGCCTGCGGTAAGGGTAAATGGGGCTTTGACTGCACCATGCTGGAAGATAAGCTTCTGGAACCGATGATCAGAGACGGCGAAGGTTTTGTTGAGACAGATTATCATGAGGCCATGGTTCTCATTGCGAAAAAAACACAGGCCATAGCGGCAAGGTATGGCAGTGATGCAGTGGCAGTAGCCATTTCCGATAGATATACCAATGAAGAAGCGTATACCATTAAAAAAATGGCGAAAGCGATAGGGGCTAAAACACTGTGCTTTAACAACAGAGCCAGCGGCATTGCGCCGGTGCTGGGACAGAATGCTTCTCCAAATACGATCAATGAACTGCTTTCTACGGAGGTTATCCTGGTGGTCGGCTTTGATACGGTGCTGAACCCTGTTATCCAGCTAAAGATCCGACAGGCTGCGAAGAACGGAGCAAAGGTGGTCTTGATTAATCCGGCAGAATATGAACAGCACGGTTTTGATTTTGCTGAAAAGGTTCTTTATACGGAAAATAATACGGATATTCTGAAAGAGATCGCAAAGGCGCTGCTGGATATGGGCAAGAATTCTAAGCTGGACGGATTTGATGCTTTTGCGGCAGATTTAAAGAATGTTAAGGTTTCGGAGGAAGCAGCTTCTATTGCCGCTCTGTATGGCAGTGCAAAGAAAGCGATGATTGTTTTCCAGCAGAATCTGGTAACCACAGAAGCTGCGGCATTAATAGCAGATCTGGCATTGCTTTCAGGCCATATCGGTACCCCTAGAGACGGCATTCTTCAAATTAAAGCGAAGAACAATTCACAGGGTCTGGTGGATCTTGGAATCAAAGCGGGAGCAGAAGCTCTGGAAGGAGTCAAAGCTTTACTGATCTTTGGAGAAGACCCGAAGGCTGATTTGAGCGGCATTGAATTCCTAATGGTCAGTGACATTTATATGACGCCTACTGCTGCAAAAGCAGATGTGATTATTCCGGGAACAGGATTTACCAGTGTAGACGGAACCTTCACCAATACGGAAAGAAGGATGATGCCGGTTGCCGCTACTGCTTTTGAAGGTGTAGAATTGACTAACTGGGAGATTGCTGCCGAAATTGCGCATATATATGAAGTGGAATTCGGCTTCGATGATACCGTTGATATTTCAACCGAGATGGAAGATGTTCTTCCAAAATACAAGTATGCGGAGGTTGGAGAAGTATTTGGCGGAGTACTGGAACCGGTTGATCCGAAGTTTGTGGTAGTTCAAGATGCGGCCTTTGCCGATCTGCTTCCTTGCACGGATGATTTGATGAATATCATCTCGGAAAGACTGCCAAAGCCAATATATTAA
- a CDS encoding NADH-quinone oxidoreductase subunit NuoF — MKVIVGQGSCGVATGAKKTADEFERQIAEKNLNIKVGITGCVGTCYLEPIVDVYDDEGGMTRYVKVQPEIVAEIVEKHLLGGKPAVEYVISEVDSQFVGKQKRVVLRNCGLIDPENIEEYLAVGGYEATKKVVTSMKPEEVIEEIKVAGLRGRGGAGFPTWFKWNAAKGNPGKNKYIVCNADEGDPGAFMDRSVLEGDPHSLIEGMIIGGFAMGATEGIIYCRAEYPLAIHRLEIAMAQAREKGYLGKDIFGSGFDFDLRIKAGAGAFVCGEETALIASLEGERGMPRLKPPFPAEKGYWQQPTNINNVETFANVAWIIANGGAAFGAMGTQQSKGTKVFALAGKIKKGGLVEVPMGLPLKDVIYGIGDGIKKDKKFKAVQMGGPSGGCIPAELIETPVTYEDINKTGAIVGSGGMIVMDEETCMVDMARYFLDFTRKESCGKCNYCRVGTKRMLEILERITRGEGEDGDIELLEELAYKIKDGSLCGLGQTAPNPVLTTIRYFRNEYEDHIYKKKCTAKSCKALLTFTITDACKGCTLCAKKCPVGAISGTVKKQHVIDQDLCIKCGKCLETCNFGAIEKN; from the coding sequence ATGAAGGTAATAGTAGGACAGGGAAGCTGTGGCGTAGCGACAGGAGCTAAAAAAACAGCGGATGAATTCGAAAGGCAGATTGCCGAGAAGAATTTGAATATTAAAGTAGGAATCACAGGATGTGTTGGTACTTGCTATTTAGAACCGATTGTTGACGTCTATGATGACGAGGGCGGTATGACCAGATATGTAAAGGTTCAACCAGAAATCGTAGCTGAGATTGTAGAAAAACACTTGCTCGGAGGAAAGCCTGCTGTAGAGTATGTAATTTCAGAGGTGGACAGTCAGTTCGTTGGAAAACAGAAAAGAGTTGTTTTAAGAAATTGCGGATTAATTGATCCCGAGAATATAGAAGAATATTTGGCAGTCGGCGGATATGAGGCAACGAAAAAGGTCGTTACATCTATGAAGCCGGAAGAAGTCATTGAAGAAATAAAAGTAGCAGGGCTGCGAGGAAGAGGCGGCGCAGGATTCCCCACATGGTTCAAATGGAATGCGGCTAAGGGTAATCCTGGAAAAAATAAATATATTGTATGCAATGCAGACGAGGGAGATCCGGGCGCATTTATGGACAGATCTGTTCTGGAGGGAGATCCGCATTCGCTGATTGAAGGGATGATTATTGGTGGATTCGCCATGGGTGCTACGGAAGGTATCATCTATTGTCGTGCAGAATATCCACTTGCTATACATAGATTGGAAATCGCTATGGCACAGGCCAGAGAAAAGGGATATCTGGGTAAGGATATCTTTGGAAGCGGTTTTGATTTTGATTTAAGAATTAAGGCTGGTGCCGGTGCTTTTGTATGCGGTGAAGAAACGGCGCTGATCGCTTCTCTGGAAGGTGAGAGAGGTATGCCGAGGCTGAAACCTCCTTTCCCTGCCGAAAAGGGATACTGGCAGCAGCCGACGAATATTAACAATGTAGAAACTTTTGCAAATGTTGCATGGATCATTGCAAACGGCGGAGCCGCTTTCGGAGCTATGGGAACACAACAGAGCAAGGGAACAAAAGTATTTGCTCTTGCGGGCAAAATTAAAAAGGGCGGACTGGTCGAAGTTCCGATGGGGCTTCCGCTTAAGGATGTTATCTATGGAATCGGAGACGGCATCAAAAAAGATAAAAAGTTTAAGGCGGTTCAAATGGGCGGACCATCCGGCGGATGTATTCCGGCAGAATTGATAGAGACGCCCGTAACCTATGAAGACATCAATAAAACAGGAGCTATTGTCGGATCCGGCGGTATGATCGTCATGGATGAAGAGACTTGTATGGTGGATATGGCCAGATATTTTCTCGACTTTACCAGAAAAGAATCCTGCGGGAAGTGCAACTACTGTCGTGTGGGCACCAAGCGGATGCTGGAGATCCTAGAAAGGATTACAAGAGGAGAAGGAGAAGACGGAGATATTGAGCTTCTGGAAGAGTTGGCCTATAAGATTAAAGACGGCTCTTTATGCGGTCTTGGGCAGACTGCCCCAAATCCGGTACTCACCACGATCCGATATTTCAGAAATGAGTACGAAGACCATATTTACAAGAAGAAATGTACAGCGAAATCCTGCAAGGCACTGCTGACTTTCACCATTACCGACGCTTGCAAGGGATGTACGCTGTGTGCCAAGAAATGTCCTGTAGGTGCTATTTCAGGGACAGTGAAAAAACAACACGTTATTGATCAGGATCTCTGCATTAAATGCGGAAAATGTCTGGAAACTTGCAACTTCGGCGCAATAGAGAAAAACTAA